Proteins from a single region of Nocardioides anomalus:
- a CDS encoding pyridoxamine 5'-phosphate oxidase family protein — protein sequence MTDLDQQARDVLDSVRYVVLATLDEDGRPRTSPVYFTPDRYARLYWVSHPDTHHCANLRRDARASGVVFDSTRPPGQGEAVYVTGTAREVGAAELDAHVPVAFDPARGARRFEPEELSGDADLRLWVLELEDVEVHVPAGHPELGTGRDRRVPVDPRV from the coding sequence ATGACCGACCTCGACCAGCAGGCCCGCGACGTCCTGGACTCGGTGCGCTACGTCGTGCTCGCCACCCTCGACGAGGACGGTCGACCCCGCACGTCGCCGGTGTACTTCACCCCCGACCGCTACGCCCGCCTCTACTGGGTCTCCCACCCCGACACCCACCACTGCGCCAACCTGCGCCGTGACGCCAGGGCCAGCGGTGTCGTCTTCGACTCGACCCGGCCGCCCGGACAGGGCGAGGCCGTCTACGTCACCGGGACCGCGCGCGAGGTCGGCGCCGCCGAGCTCGACGCGCACGTGCCGGTCGCCTTCGACCCGGCCCGGGGCGCGCGCCGCTTCGAGCCCGAGGAGCTCTCCGGCGACGCGGACCTGCGGCTGTGGGTCCTCGAGCTGGAGGACGTCGAGGTCCACGTGCCGGCCGGCCACCCCGAGCTCGGCACCGGCCGGGACCGCCGGGTGCCGGTCGACCCACGGGTGTGA
- a CDS encoding geranylgeranyl reductase family protein encodes MTDPPTSTDVLVVGAGPAGSAAAAWAARGGAEVVLADAAVFPRDKTCGDGLTPRAVGELQRLGLEDWLRAHTVNQGLRAHGFGQTLLLPWPGGGELPDWGSAVARTELDDHLRTTAIKAGATALDGARAVDVRRSGDRVEAVVFKTDDGPVEIGCRSLVVADGVRSPLGKVLGREWHRDTVYGVAGRSYLTSAMSDDPWISSHLELRDQAGTVLSGYGWIFPLGTGEVNLGVGTLATSKRPADLAIKPLMGQYAELRREEFQLDGDLRAPTSALLPMGGAVSGVAGPNWALIGDAAGCVNPLNGEGIDYGLETGRLVADVIAAGGSLETAWPALLREHYGEAFSIARRLAGLVTVPGLLKTLGPAGMRSDWLMTLALRWMGNLVTDEDRDRAARVWRWAGRRSIARDARPPFS; translated from the coding sequence GTGACCGACCCGCCCACCTCGACCGACGTCCTGGTCGTCGGCGCCGGCCCTGCGGGCAGTGCCGCGGCGGCGTGGGCGGCGCGCGGTGGGGCCGAGGTGGTCCTGGCCGACGCGGCGGTCTTCCCGCGCGACAAGACCTGCGGTGACGGGCTCACCCCCCGTGCGGTGGGCGAGCTCCAGCGGCTCGGTCTCGAGGACTGGCTGCGCGCGCACACGGTCAACCAGGGGCTGCGCGCCCACGGCTTCGGCCAGACCCTGCTGCTGCCGTGGCCCGGCGGCGGCGAGCTGCCGGACTGGGGCTCCGCGGTGGCCCGCACCGAGCTCGACGACCACCTGCGCACCACCGCGATCAAGGCCGGCGCGACGGCGCTGGACGGCGCCCGCGCGGTCGACGTGCGCCGCTCGGGCGACCGGGTCGAGGCCGTGGTGTTCAAGACCGACGACGGCCCGGTCGAGATCGGCTGCCGCTCGCTCGTGGTGGCCGACGGGGTGCGCAGCCCGCTGGGCAAGGTGCTCGGCCGGGAGTGGCACCGCGACACCGTCTACGGGGTGGCCGGTCGCTCCTACCTCACCAGCGCCATGAGCGACGACCCGTGGATCAGCAGCCACCTCGAGCTGCGCGACCAGGCCGGCACGGTGCTGTCGGGGTACGGCTGGATCTTCCCGCTCGGCACCGGCGAGGTGAACCTCGGCGTCGGCACCCTGGCCACCAGCAAGCGGCCGGCCGACCTGGCCATCAAGCCGCTCATGGGCCAGTACGCCGAGCTGCGCCGCGAGGAGTTCCAGCTCGACGGCGACCTCCGCGCGCCGACCAGCGCGCTGCTGCCCATGGGCGGTGCCGTGTCGGGCGTCGCCGGCCCCAACTGGGCGCTCATCGGCGATGCCGCCGGGTGCGTGAACCCGCTCAACGGCGAGGGCATCGACTACGGCCTGGAGACCGGTCGCCTGGTCGCCGACGTGATCGCCGCGGGTGGCTCGCTGGAGACGGCGTGGCCGGCGCTGCTGCGCGAGCACTACGGCGAGGCCTTCTCCATCGCCCGCCGCCTGGCCGGGCTGGTGACCGTCCCGGGCCTGCTCAAGACCCTCGGCCCGGCCGGCATGCGCAGCGACTGGCTGATGACGCTGGCCCTGCGCTGGATGGGCAACCTGGTGACCGACGAGGACCGCGACCGCGCCGCGCGCGTGTGGCGCTGGGCCGGTCGCCGCTCGATCGCCCGGGACGCCCGCCCGCCGTTCAGCTGA
- a CDS encoding lysophospholipid acyltransferase family protein, whose amino-acid sequence MSDRLYRGVIAGGRGLLRALRLSVRSAGQEHVPLEGPVVLASNHVSFPDFVFVQQALLGRRLVRFLCRHEIWDSPVGWAMDRMQHVPVDREAPAAAYLRARALLRAGEPVCVFPEGGISAAYVVRALMPGAVALAEETGAPLVPVSVWGGQRLWPQRRELDGPFPRPTITRGRLVDVRFRPPLALTGDRAEDVRRLGRTLQEGLEELQRLPEHRPRPGEWAPWHPAHLGGHAVERTASFALDGMPRAAVVPDWGPPP is encoded by the coding sequence GTGAGCGACCGGCTCTACCGCGGCGTCATCGCCGGCGGCCGTGGCCTGCTGCGGGCGCTCCGGCTCTCGGTGCGCAGCGCCGGCCAGGAGCACGTCCCGCTCGAGGGTCCCGTGGTGCTGGCCAGCAACCACGTGTCGTTCCCCGACTTCGTCTTCGTCCAGCAGGCGCTGCTGGGTCGCCGACTCGTCCGTTTCCTGTGCCGCCACGAGATCTGGGACTCGCCCGTCGGCTGGGCCATGGACCGGATGCAGCACGTCCCGGTCGACCGCGAGGCCCCCGCCGCGGCGTACCTCCGCGCCCGGGCGTTGCTGCGGGCCGGCGAGCCGGTCTGCGTGTTCCCCGAGGGCGGCATCTCCGCGGCGTACGTCGTGCGCGCGCTCATGCCCGGCGCCGTCGCCCTGGCCGAGGAGACCGGCGCCCCGCTGGTGCCCGTCAGCGTCTGGGGCGGCCAGCGGCTGTGGCCGCAGCGGCGTGAGCTCGACGGTCCGTTCCCGCGCCCGACGATCACCCGCGGCCGGCTGGTGGACGTGCGCTTCCGCCCGCCCCTGGCGCTCACCGGCGACCGGGCCGAGGACGTGCGGCGGCTCGGCCGGACGCTGCAGGAGGGCCTCGAAGAGCTCCAGCGGCTGCCCGAGCACCGACCCCGGCCGGGGGAGTGGGCGCCGTGGCACCCCGCCCACCTCGGCGGCCACGCGGTCGAGCGCACCGCGTCGTTCGCGCTGGACGGGATGCCCCGCGCGGCCGTCGTCCCGGACTGGGGACCACCCCCTTAG
- a CDS encoding NUDIX hydrolase: protein MAERRQVRKVQRVAAYAVIIRDDRILLSRLAKRLTAKELWTLPGGGLEHGEDPRDAVVREVHEETGLDVQIGETAHVYSYHQRNTWRQGRRADAHALRIVYDGWVPVDSPEPHVVEVDGSTMDAAWQPLAGVLDGSVPTVGLVTEVLAEHRPFRLQRVAAYALAVRDDRVLLTRISARGAHPRQWTLPGGGLEHGEDPRAAVVREVREETGLACTPGNVLDVVSTHFEGTAPSGRREDFHALQVVYAAEVADGDPEVQESDGTADEAAWVPLAELDALEVRPVVRAALAARLPS from the coding sequence GTGGCGGAGCGGCGACAGGTGCGGAAGGTGCAGCGGGTGGCGGCGTACGCCGTCATCATCCGCGACGACCGCATCCTGCTGTCCCGGCTGGCCAAGCGGCTGACCGCCAAGGAGCTGTGGACGCTGCCCGGCGGCGGGCTCGAGCACGGCGAGGACCCGCGCGACGCGGTGGTCCGCGAGGTGCACGAGGAGACCGGCCTGGACGTGCAGATCGGCGAGACCGCGCACGTCTACAGCTACCACCAGCGCAACACCTGGCGACAGGGCCGCCGGGCCGACGCCCACGCGCTGCGGATCGTCTACGACGGCTGGGTGCCGGTGGACAGCCCCGAGCCGCACGTGGTCGAGGTCGACGGCTCGACCATGGACGCGGCCTGGCAGCCGCTGGCCGGCGTCCTGGACGGCTCGGTGCCGACGGTCGGGCTGGTCACCGAGGTGCTGGCCGAGCACCGGCCGTTCCGGCTGCAGCGCGTGGCGGCGTACGCCCTGGCCGTGCGCGACGACCGCGTCCTGCTCACCCGCATCTCCGCCCGCGGCGCGCACCCCAGGCAGTGGACCCTGCCCGGCGGCGGCCTCGAGCACGGCGAGGACCCGCGCGCCGCCGTGGTGCGCGAGGTCCGGGAGGAGACCGGGCTGGCCTGCACCCCCGGCAACGTCCTCGACGTCGTCTCCACCCACTTCGAGGGCACCGCGCCCTCGGGCCGCCGCGAGGACTTCCACGCCCTCCAGGTGGTCTACGCCGCCGAGGTGGCCGACGGCGACCCGGAGGTCCAGGAGAGCGACGGCACCGCCGACGAAGCGGCCTGGGTCCCGCTGGCCGAGCTGGACGCGCTCGAGGTCCGACCGGTGGTCCGCGCCGCACTGGCGGCTAGGTTGCCCTCGTGA
- a CDS encoding hydroxyacid-oxoacid transhydrogenase, with amino-acid sequence MSRETVFTYGAPNLKFGRGASAEVGHDLATYGARRVLLVTDPGVHATGHPTRIAEQIWQHGIETVIFDRARVEPTDESLTEALDFAFDAESTGRRFDAVLAVGGGSAIDTAKAVNLLLTNPGELMDYVNAPVGRARPPEQPLLPLVAIPTTTGTGSESTTVCVLDVLAQHVKTGISHPALRPRLAVVDPSLTLTQPAMVTAASGMDILCHALESYTARWYADFDRKQAEERVPYCGANPVADMWAEKSMSLLAGAFRTAVHHGDDEDAREQMAMAATFAGMGFGNAGVHIPHANAYPIAGWVRDYVPEGYPEGDPIVPHGMAVSLTAPAAFRFTFEAHPERHLRAARLLDPAAEGDGPEVLPGVVAALMRDIGIPNGLAEVGYADADVDALVEGAAKQQRLLAVSPKAPTEEDLAGVFRDSMEHW; translated from the coding sequence GTGAGCCGCGAGACCGTCTTCACCTACGGCGCGCCGAACCTCAAGTTCGGCCGGGGCGCCTCCGCCGAGGTCGGCCACGACCTCGCGACGTACGGCGCGCGCCGGGTCCTGCTCGTCACCGATCCCGGAGTGCACGCCACCGGCCACCCGACCCGGATCGCCGAGCAGATCTGGCAGCACGGCATCGAGACCGTGATCTTCGACCGCGCCCGCGTCGAGCCGACCGACGAGTCGCTCACCGAGGCGTTGGACTTCGCCTTCGACGCCGAGTCGACCGGCCGCCGCTTCGACGCGGTGCTCGCGGTCGGCGGCGGCTCGGCCATCGACACGGCCAAGGCCGTCAACCTGCTGCTCACCAACCCCGGTGAGCTCATGGACTACGTCAACGCACCCGTCGGCCGGGCCCGCCCGCCCGAGCAGCCGCTGCTGCCGCTGGTGGCCATCCCGACGACGACCGGCACGGGCAGCGAGAGCACGACCGTCTGCGTGCTCGACGTGCTGGCCCAGCACGTCAAGACCGGCATCAGCCACCCGGCGCTGCGACCCCGGCTGGCTGTCGTGGACCCGTCGCTGACCCTGACCCAGCCCGCCATGGTCACGGCCGCCTCGGGGATGGACATCCTCTGCCACGCGCTGGAGAGCTACACCGCGCGCTGGTACGCCGACTTCGACCGCAAGCAGGCCGAGGAGCGGGTGCCCTACTGCGGTGCCAACCCGGTCGCGGACATGTGGGCCGAGAAGTCGATGAGCCTGCTGGCCGGCGCCTTCCGCACCGCGGTGCACCACGGCGACGACGAGGACGCGCGTGAGCAGATGGCGATGGCGGCCACGTTCGCCGGCATGGGCTTCGGCAACGCCGGGGTGCACATCCCGCACGCCAACGCCTACCCGATCGCCGGCTGGGTCCGCGACTACGTGCCCGAGGGCTACCCCGAGGGCGATCCGATCGTGCCGCACGGCATGGCCGTCAGCCTGACCGCGCCCGCGGCGTTCCGCTTCACCTTCGAAGCCCACCCCGAGCGGCACCTGCGCGCCGCCCGGCTGCTCGACCCGGCCGCCGAGGGCGACGGGCCCGAGGTGCTGCCCGGCGTGGTGGCCGCCCTGATGCGGGACATCGGCATCCCCAACGGCCTGGCCGAGGTGGGGTACGCCGACGCTGACGTCGACGCCCTGGTCGAGGGCGCGGCCAAGCAGCAGCGGCTGTTGGCCGTGTCACCGAAGGCGCCCACGGAGGAGGACCTGGCCGGGGTGTTCCGGGACTCGATGGAACACTGGTAG
- a CDS encoding FAD-binding and (Fe-S)-binding domain-containing protein — translation MVAVTSGAPDLVAELRRRGVSDVDDSTLTRALYSSDASLYRVVPRVVVRPRAADELDAVLDVARATGVPVTMRGAGTSIAGNAVGPGIVVDTLKHLNRVLAVDPEARTAVVEPGVVHAQLQRAAAPHGLRFGPDPSTHTRCTIGGMIGNNACGSRALGYGRTVDNVVALDALFPAADVEARLAALVDEHLAHVRTEFGRFGRQVSGYSLEHLLPERGRSVDRFLAGSEGTLALIRQATVRLVDDTAERLLVVLGYPSMVEAADAVPALLAATSGAGSGRMVACEGLDARIVDLVRAKGGAVPELPPGAGWLFVELVGAPELAPSVVAESGALGHRLVTDAGEAAALWRIREDGAGLAARSLKTPAYSGWEDSAVPPDRLGAWLRDFDELLREHGLDGVPYGHFGDGCVHVRIDFPFRPGDAGSARVFRDFLTACAVKLRDHRGSLSGEHGDGRARSELLPLMYDAQSLRLFGAVKAICDPDHLLNPGNLVDPAPLDADLRPVRGRRPVVPLLRLPHDGGSLGDAVHRCTGVGKCVAPTTGGVMCPSYLATREEKDSTRGRARVLQEAVNGELVGGFADPAVTEALDLCLACKGCASDCPTGVDMATYKAEALHQKHDVEGVRRPRSHRLLGRLPRWADRAAPFAPVVNRMTRLGPVARLARATAGIDQRRSIPAFAPRTLRRSAPTGSPDGRAPDVWLWADSFSDHFFPVNGHAAIRYLESVGLTARVIPEDACCGLTWITTGQLDQARTIMRRTVERLRPYVDSGVPVVGLEPSCLATLRSDAAELTGQSVEMLSLAELVEQRDLPLPDLTGVEVVAQPHCHHHAVIGWGPDQRLLERAGATVARVAGCCGLAGNFGMEQGHYEVSVAVAETHLLPAVRAHPGAVVLADGMSCRVQLDDLAGVRALHLAELLAPPAPTTAG, via the coding sequence CTGGTAGCCGTGACCTCCGGCGCTCCCGACCTCGTCGCGGAGCTCCGGCGCCGGGGCGTCAGCGACGTCGACGACTCGACGCTCACGCGGGCGCTCTACTCCTCCGACGCCTCGCTCTACCGCGTGGTCCCGCGGGTCGTCGTGCGTCCGCGCGCGGCCGACGAGCTGGACGCGGTGCTGGACGTGGCGCGGGCGACCGGGGTGCCGGTGACCATGCGGGGCGCGGGCACGTCGATCGCCGGCAACGCGGTCGGACCGGGCATCGTGGTGGACACCCTCAAGCACCTCAACCGGGTGCTGGCGGTGGACCCGGAGGCGCGGACGGCCGTGGTGGAGCCCGGGGTGGTCCACGCCCAGCTGCAGCGGGCCGCGGCGCCGCACGGTCTGCGCTTCGGGCCGGACCCGTCGACCCACACGCGCTGCACGATCGGCGGGATGATCGGCAACAACGCCTGCGGGTCGCGAGCGCTCGGCTACGGCCGGACCGTCGACAACGTCGTGGCGCTGGACGCGCTCTTCCCCGCGGCCGACGTCGAGGCGCGGCTGGCCGCGCTGGTGGACGAGCACCTGGCCCACGTGCGCACCGAGTTCGGGCGGTTCGGCCGGCAGGTGTCGGGCTACTCGTTGGAGCACCTGCTGCCGGAGCGCGGTCGCAGCGTGGACCGCTTCCTGGCCGGTTCGGAGGGCACGCTCGCGCTCATCCGCCAGGCCACGGTGCGGCTGGTCGACGACACCGCCGAGCGGCTGCTGGTGGTGCTGGGCTACCCGTCCATGGTCGAGGCCGCCGACGCGGTGCCGGCCCTGCTCGCGGCCACCAGCGGTGCTGGTTCCGGGCGCATGGTGGCCTGCGAGGGCCTGGACGCGCGGATCGTGGACCTGGTGCGCGCCAAGGGCGGCGCGGTGCCGGAGCTGCCGCCCGGTGCGGGCTGGCTGTTCGTGGAGCTGGTCGGCGCACCCGAGCTGGCCCCGAGCGTGGTCGCCGAGAGCGGTGCGCTCGGGCACCGGCTGGTCACCGACGCCGGTGAGGCCGCCGCCCTGTGGCGGATCCGCGAGGACGGCGCCGGCCTGGCCGCCCGCTCGCTCAAGACCCCGGCGTACTCCGGCTGGGAGGACTCCGCGGTCCCGCCCGACCGGCTGGGCGCCTGGCTGCGCGACTTCGACGAGCTGCTGCGCGAGCACGGGCTCGACGGGGTGCCCTACGGCCACTTCGGCGACGGCTGTGTGCACGTGCGCATCGACTTCCCGTTCCGGCCCGGCGACGCCGGCTCCGCCAGGGTGTTCCGCGACTTCCTCACCGCCTGCGCGGTCAAGCTGCGCGACCACCGCGGGTCGCTGTCCGGCGAGCACGGCGACGGACGGGCGCGCTCAGAGCTGCTGCCCCTGATGTACGACGCGCAGTCGCTGCGCCTCTTCGGCGCGGTCAAGGCGATCTGCGACCCCGACCACCTGCTCAACCCCGGCAACCTGGTCGACCCGGCGCCGCTCGACGCCGACCTGCGGCCGGTGCGCGGCCGCCGGCCCGTCGTACCCCTGCTCCGGCTGCCGCACGACGGCGGCTCGCTCGGCGACGCGGTGCACCGCTGCACCGGCGTCGGCAAGTGCGTGGCGCCGACGACCGGCGGTGTGATGTGCCCGTCGTACCTCGCCACCCGCGAGGAGAAGGACTCCACCCGCGGCCGCGCGCGGGTGCTCCAGGAGGCGGTGAACGGCGAGCTGGTCGGCGGGTTCGCCGACCCGGCCGTGACCGAGGCGCTGGACCTGTGCCTGGCCTGCAAGGGCTGCGCGTCGGACTGCCCGACCGGCGTGGACATGGCGACCTACAAGGCCGAGGCGCTGCACCAGAAGCACGACGTCGAGGGCGTGCGCCGACCGCGCAGCCACCGGCTGCTGGGCCGGCTGCCACGGTGGGCCGACCGCGCCGCGCCGTTCGCGCCGGTCGTCAACCGGATGACCAGGCTCGGGCCGGTGGCCCGGCTCGCGCGGGCCACCGCCGGCATCGACCAGCGGCGCTCCATCCCGGCGTTCGCCCCGAGGACCCTGCGCAGGTCGGCGCCCACCGGCTCCCCCGACGGCAGGGCCCCCGACGTGTGGCTGTGGGCGGACTCCTTCAGCGACCACTTCTTCCCGGTCAACGGGCACGCCGCGATCCGCTACCTCGAGTCCGTCGGCCTCACCGCCCGGGTCATCCCCGAGGACGCCTGCTGCGGCCTGACCTGGATCACCACCGGCCAGCTCGACCAGGCGCGGACGATCATGCGGCGCACCGTCGAGCGGCTGCGGCCGTACGTCGACTCGGGCGTCCCCGTCGTCGGCCTCGAGCCGTCCTGTCTCGCCACGCTGCGCAGCGACGCCGCCGAGCTCACCGGCCAGAGCGTCGAGATGCTGAGCCTGGCCGAGCTCGTCGAGCAGCGCGACCTCCCGCTGCCCGACCTCACCGGCGTCGAGGTCGTGGCCCAGCCGCACTGCCACCACCACGCCGTCATCGGCTGGGGCCCCGACCAGCGGCTGCTGGAGAGGGCCGGCGCCACCGTCGCCCGGGTGGCCGGCTGCTGCGGCCTGGCCGGCAACTTCGGCATGGAGCAGGGCCACTACGAGGTCTCGGTCGCGGTGGCCGAGACCCACCTGCTGCCCGCCGTGCGCGCCCACCCCGGTGCGGTCGTCCTCGCCGACGGCATGTCCTGCCGCGTCCAGCTCGACGACCTGGCCGGGGTCCGCGCGCTCCACCTCGCCGAGCTGCTCGCCCCGCCGGCTCCGACTACCGCAGGGTGA
- a CDS encoding CARDB domain-containing protein, with the protein MTKTRTLLALAAAAALLAPTGAVAKPHQHQVPDLAVMDVAVNRTSAAPGETLTATATVANRGKARAKAATVTYYLTQNDVRSPGDAARASSRVAKLKPRKKLPSGPVTITIPPGTVAGGYHVVACLSGKSTGTKGNDCRASATIAVSAVLRGTLAGTLTVSKGSSRDESGPGTISTESSSDVVTINLGVDVDESRAGDWQQFKATSSRYDYSGTHSRISQDTYCRDETQDSSVGSGAIVQNGDPYYDMLYAQFARTDHSQISVLVNLPYSRSGTRTTTPMDDRFGCDATSTTTGPTRAVATVDLRLTQTRREGDRITYRVTTAVGAESVPEWKTWSGEVTLTLR; encoded by the coding sequence ATGACCAAGACCAGGACCCTCCTCGCGCTGGCCGCCGCGGCCGCGCTGCTCGCGCCGACCGGCGCCGTGGCCAAGCCGCACCAGCACCAGGTGCCCGACCTCGCCGTCATGGACGTGGCGGTCAACAGGACCTCCGCGGCCCCCGGCGAGACGCTCACGGCCACTGCCACGGTGGCGAACCGGGGCAAGGCGAGGGCCAAGGCCGCGACGGTGACCTACTACCTCACCCAGAACGACGTGCGGTCGCCCGGCGACGCCGCGCGGGCCAGCAGCAGGGTCGCGAAGCTCAAGCCGCGCAAGAAGCTGCCGTCCGGGCCGGTCACGATCACGATCCCGCCCGGCACCGTGGCGGGCGGCTACCACGTGGTCGCCTGCCTGAGCGGGAAGAGCACCGGCACGAAGGGCAACGACTGCCGCGCCTCGGCCACCATCGCGGTCAGCGCCGTGCTCAGGGGCACCCTCGCCGGCACCCTCACCGTGTCCAAGGGCAGCTCGCGCGACGAGAGCGGTCCGGGCACGATCAGCACCGAGTCCTCCTCCGACGTCGTGACGATCAACCTCGGCGTCGACGTCGACGAGTCGCGGGCCGGGGACTGGCAGCAGTTCAAGGCGACCAGCAGTCGTTACGACTACTCCGGCACGCACTCGCGGATCAGCCAGGACACGTACTGCCGCGACGAGACCCAGGACAGCTCGGTGGGCAGCGGCGCCATCGTGCAGAACGGCGACCCCTACTACGACATGCTCTACGCCCAGTTCGCACGCACCGACCACAGCCAGATCAGCGTGCTCGTCAACCTGCCCTACTCGCGCAGCGGCACCCGGACCACGACGCCGATGGACGACCGGTTCGGGTGCGACGCGACGTCCACCACCACCGGCCCGACCCGGGCGGTCGCGACCGTGGACCTGCGGCTGACGCAGACCCGGCGCGAGGGCGACCGGATCACCTACCGCGTGACCACCGCGGTCGGCGCGGAGAGCGTGCCCGAGTGGAAGACCTGGAGCGGCGAGGTGACCCTCACCCTGCGGTAG
- a CDS encoding SAM-dependent methyltransferase produces the protein MAENLLRALAQVRTRLLDQDGLVRAVASGRQRGAEPRWRRVELRYVDLKAGRHLQLTAYDATQAHTSNHAVGPSGQPSAARDAVDDLLDAPFGNWHVETTSESVQLRVTKKGALLHVSERSAPVEVERGHDRDKERLLAEDDPLFRALGLADADGRLKPSRRDKFRQVEEFLRLLDTAVTEAIDKGQLRRPTAEEPLLVADLGCGNAYLTFAAERYLAGVRGLPVHLVGVDVKEQSREHNERVAAELGLDAQFVVGTIGGAEVDPAPEVVLALHACDTATDEALARAVRWEAPLVLAAPCCHHDVAAQLRRAPTPAPYSMLTRHGILRERFADTLTDGLRATLMRLQGYRVDVVQFVESQHTPRNTLLRATRATGPVSGGSLRREYDELVATWGISPKLAELLDA, from the coding sequence ATGGCCGAGAACCTCCTCCGGGCGCTGGCCCAGGTCCGCACCCGCCTGCTCGACCAGGACGGCCTGGTCCGGGCGGTGGCCTCCGGGCGGCAGCGGGGCGCGGAGCCGCGGTGGCGCCGGGTGGAGCTGAGGTACGTCGACCTCAAGGCCGGGCGGCACCTCCAGCTCACGGCGTACGACGCGACGCAGGCGCACACCTCGAACCACGCGGTCGGCCCCTCCGGTCAGCCGAGCGCCGCGCGCGACGCCGTGGACGACCTGCTGGACGCGCCGTTCGGCAACTGGCACGTGGAGACCACGTCCGAGTCCGTGCAGCTCCGCGTGACCAAGAAGGGCGCGCTGCTCCACGTCTCGGAGCGGAGCGCGCCGGTCGAGGTCGAGCGTGGCCACGACCGCGACAAGGAACGGCTGCTGGCCGAGGACGACCCGCTGTTCCGGGCGCTCGGGCTGGCCGACGCCGACGGGCGGCTCAAGCCGAGCCGGCGCGACAAGTTCCGCCAGGTCGAGGAGTTCCTGCGGCTGCTCGACACCGCGGTGACCGAGGCCATCGACAAGGGCCAGCTGCGCCGGCCGACCGCCGAGGAGCCGCTGCTGGTCGCCGACCTGGGCTGCGGGAACGCCTACCTGACCTTCGCCGCCGAGCGCTACCTCGCGGGCGTGCGCGGGCTGCCGGTCCACCTGGTCGGCGTGGACGTCAAGGAGCAGTCGCGCGAGCACAACGAGCGGGTGGCCGCCGAGCTCGGGCTGGACGCGCAGTTCGTGGTCGGGACCATCGGCGGCGCCGAGGTCGACCCGGCGCCCGAGGTGGTGCTGGCCCTGCACGCCTGCGACACCGCCACCGACGAGGCTCTGGCCCGGGCCGTGCGGTGGGAGGCGCCGCTGGTCCTCGCCGCGCCCTGCTGCCACCACGACGTGGCCGCCCAGCTGCGGCGCGCACCCACCCCCGCGCCGTACTCCATGCTGACCCGGCACGGCATCCTGCGCGAGCGCTTCGCCGACACCCTGACCGACGGGCTGCGGGCCACCCTGATGCGGCTGCAGGGCTACCGCGTCGACGTGGTGCAGTTCGTGGAGAGTCAGCACACGCCGCGCAACACCCTGCTCCGCGCGACCCGGGCGACCGGCCCCGTGAGCGGCGGCTCGCTGCGCCGGGAGTACGACGAGCTGGTGGCGACCTGGGGGATCAGCCCCAAGCTGGCCGAGCTGCTCGATGCGTGA
- a CDS encoding SMP-30/gluconolactonase/LRE family protein, which yields MRERALVALVAVPFLLGAASASSSSADGQVAFTVQDPEIVESSGLAVVDGLVVTTNDSGNSGRLYTLDPATGETVGTTDWAREPTDVEALAPAPSGAVWVGDIGDNQAVRDSVQVAQVPVGRQRLDADVRSYDLVYPDGAHDAETLLCDPTSGRLYVGTKSPLGGTLYAAPAELSPDRPNALEPVGDVLPLATDGAFLPGGDRVVIRNYGVADVYAFPSMERLDQLRLPSQEQGEGLAVDADGSLLLSSEGQRQDVVRVEVPSPTVTLTVSGSASPSAEPTPPTTVSREDRELPESTETERSPWPWFLGGLLGVGFITVLGFSLRRR from the coding sequence ATGCGTGAGCGCGCGCTGGTGGCTCTGGTCGCCGTGCCGTTCCTGCTCGGCGCCGCGTCGGCCTCCTCGTCCTCGGCCGACGGCCAGGTGGCCTTCACCGTCCAGGACCCCGAGATCGTCGAGTCCAGTGGGCTGGCCGTCGTGGACGGGCTCGTCGTGACCACCAACGACTCCGGCAACAGCGGTCGGCTCTACACACTCGACCCGGCCACCGGCGAGACCGTCGGCACCACCGACTGGGCCAGGGAGCCCACCGACGTCGAGGCCCTGGCGCCCGCCCCGAGCGGCGCGGTCTGGGTCGGCGACATCGGCGACAACCAGGCCGTGCGCGACTCGGTCCAGGTCGCGCAGGTCCCGGTCGGGCGCCAGCGGCTGGACGCGGACGTCCGGAGCTACGACCTGGTCTACCCCGACGGCGCGCACGACGCCGAGACGCTGCTCTGCGACCCGACCTCCGGCCGGCTGTACGTCGGCACGAAGTCCCCGCTCGGCGGGACCCTGTACGCCGCGCCGGCCGAGCTCTCGCCCGACCGGCCCAACGCGCTCGAGCCCGTCGGCGACGTGCTGCCGCTCGCCACCGACGGTGCGTTCCTGCCCGGCGGTGACCGGGTGGTGATCCGCAACTACGGCGTGGCCGACGTCTACGCGTTCCCGTCCATGGAACGGCTCGACCAGCTGCGGCTGCCGAGCCAGGAGCAGGGGGAGGGGCTCGCGGTCGACGCCGACGGCAGCCTGCTGCTCAGCTCGGAGGGGCAGCGCCAGGACGTGGTGCGGGTCGAGGTGCCCTCGCCGACCGTGACCCTGACCGTCAGCGGGTCCGCGAGCCCGTCGGCCGAGCCGACTCCTCCCACGACCGTCTCCCGTGAGGACCGCGAGCTGCCGGAGAGCACCGAGACCGAGCGCTCGCCGTGGCCGTGGTTCCTCGGCGGGCTGCTCGGCGTCGGCTTCATCACGGTGCTGGGCTTCAGCCTGCGGCGGCGCTGA